One window of the Leucobacter komagatae genome contains the following:
- a CDS encoding NAD(P)/FAD-dependent oxidoreductase codes for MEQTVFETHRPAARIVDEALADTRLGVFWLDDVADSATTYPKLDAALMVDDAVVGGGYAGLWTAIKLKQARPEHRVVLLEAVKVGWAASGRNGGFCEASITHGEPNAESRWPDETGTLRRLGYENLDAMERFITEHELDVDWERTGQLSVANNPYQVEWVGESPDPHVVTLGAEAVRARVNSPTFLAGEFSPRENANLHPAKLAQELARFATKIGVEIYEGTPVDRLGGRDDEPIVLETKRGSVAAARVALCTNVFPSLLKRYRFHTVPVYDYVLMTEPLTDEQLASIGWEGREGLADMANQFHYSRLTADNRILWGGYDAVYHAGGRIKREYEDRMESHRRLASHFFTTFPQLAGVKFSHRWAGVIDTSTRFCAFFGQAHGGRVQYVAGFTGLGVGATHFAADVLVDRLEGRVTERTELEMVKSVPLPFPPEPAASIGINLTRWALDRADHNRGKRNVLLKTLDALGLGFDS; via the coding sequence ATGGAACAGACCGTATTTGAGACGCATCGCCCCGCGGCACGGATCGTCGACGAAGCGCTCGCCGACACCCGGCTCGGAGTGTTCTGGCTGGATGACGTCGCTGACAGCGCCACGACGTACCCCAAACTAGACGCCGCCCTCATGGTCGACGACGCGGTGGTCGGCGGCGGCTACGCGGGTCTCTGGACCGCGATCAAGCTGAAGCAGGCACGCCCCGAGCACCGCGTCGTGCTGCTCGAAGCGGTCAAGGTGGGGTGGGCTGCGTCGGGCCGCAACGGTGGCTTCTGCGAAGCGAGCATCACGCACGGCGAGCCGAACGCTGAGTCGCGCTGGCCGGACGAGACGGGCACGCTTCGCCGCCTCGGGTACGAAAACCTCGACGCGATGGAGCGCTTCATCACTGAGCATGAGCTCGACGTCGACTGGGAGCGCACCGGGCAGCTCTCAGTCGCGAACAACCCCTACCAGGTCGAGTGGGTGGGGGAGAGCCCCGACCCGCACGTTGTCACGCTCGGCGCGGAGGCGGTGCGGGCGCGGGTGAACTCGCCGACGTTCCTCGCGGGTGAGTTCTCGCCGCGCGAGAACGCAAACCTGCACCCGGCGAAACTCGCTCAGGAGCTCGCGCGGTTCGCGACCAAGATCGGCGTCGAGATCTACGAGGGCACACCGGTTGACAGGCTCGGCGGGCGCGACGACGAACCGATCGTGCTCGAGACGAAGCGCGGGTCGGTCGCGGCCGCCCGCGTCGCGCTCTGCACGAACGTCTTCCCGTCGCTGCTGAAGCGCTACCGCTTCCATACCGTTCCCGTCTACGACTACGTGCTCATGACCGAGCCGCTCACGGATGAGCAGCTCGCGTCGATCGGGTGGGAGGGGCGCGAGGGGCTCGCCGACATGGCGAACCAGTTCCACTACTCGCGGCTCACGGCAGACAACAGGATCCTGTGGGGCGGTTACGATGCCGTCTATCACGCGGGCGGGCGCATCAAGCGCGAATATGAGGATCGGATGGAGAGCCACCGCAGACTCGCGAGCCACTTCTTCACGACATTCCCGCAACTCGCGGGGGTGAAGTTCTCGCACCGCTGGGCAGGCGTCATCGATACGTCGACGCGCTTCTGCGCGTTCTTCGGGCAGGCGCACGGCGGGCGTGTGCAGTACGTCGCTGGGTTCACCGGCCTCGGCGTCGGTGCGACGCACTTCGCGGCCGACGTGCTCGTCGACAGGCTCGAGGGGCGGGTGACCGAGCGCACCGAACTCGAGATGGTGAAGAGCGTGCCGCTCCCGTTCCCGCCCGAGCCTGCCGCCTCGATCGGCATCAACCTCACGCGCTGGGCGCTCGACCGGGCCGACCACAATCGTGGCAAGCGCAACGTGCTCCTGAAAACGCTGGATGCGCTGGGACTCGGGTTCGACTCGTAG
- a CDS encoding globin domain-containing protein has product MSMQLSPSSAATVAATAEVVAAHADEITRTFYPAMFAAHPELNNVFNSANQAIGEQPKALAASVVAFAVQLIDPDAPDFTPVMQRIAHKHVSLGIKASEYTIVGHHLLAAVGTVLGDAVTPAVAEAWDEVYWLFATALIAEEAKLYALGGTDPEEPWRKYRVAERIEESADVFSLLLAPVTGTVPEHRTGQYVAIAVDLPNGDRQPRQYTVSSGPRGDSLRVTIKRVRGEGDAPAGRVSGWLHEHAVPGAVLDVSQPAGDVVLDDSDAPLVLVSAGIGITPVAAILEDVSRRQPDRTVRLFHADRSHAEHALYAGLRRQVQSMGDARAQNWYEEGAETAPTLVPAKSGYMDLSGADLPAGSRVFMCGPLPFMQAARSSLIGQGIPATHIQYEVFGPDMWAQNPA; this is encoded by the coding sequence ATGTCGATGCAATTGTCCCCCAGCTCAGCAGCCACGGTCGCGGCAACGGCGGAGGTCGTCGCGGCGCACGCGGACGAGATCACGCGCACGTTCTACCCGGCAATGTTCGCCGCTCACCCCGAACTCAACAACGTGTTCAACTCGGCGAACCAGGCGATCGGGGAGCAGCCGAAGGCGCTCGCCGCATCGGTCGTCGCCTTCGCGGTGCAGCTCATCGATCCTGACGCCCCTGACTTCACCCCGGTGATGCAGCGGATCGCCCACAAGCACGTCTCGCTCGGGATCAAAGCCAGCGAGTACACGATCGTCGGTCACCACCTCCTCGCTGCCGTGGGAACGGTGCTCGGTGATGCGGTGACTCCCGCAGTTGCCGAGGCCTGGGACGAGGTGTACTGGCTGTTCGCGACGGCGCTCATCGCGGAGGAAGCGAAGTTGTACGCGCTCGGCGGGACGGACCCGGAGGAGCCGTGGCGAAAGTACCGCGTCGCGGAGCGGATCGAGGAGAGTGCCGACGTGTTTTCTCTCTTGCTCGCCCCGGTCACGGGAACCGTGCCGGAGCACCGGACAGGGCAGTACGTCGCGATCGCCGTTGACCTCCCCAACGGTGACCGGCAGCCCCGGCAGTACACGGTCTCCTCGGGGCCGCGCGGAGACTCGCTGCGGGTCACCATCAAGCGGGTGCGGGGCGAGGGCGATGCGCCGGCGGGCCGGGTGTCGGGCTGGTTGCACGAGCACGCGGTGCCGGGCGCGGTGCTCGACGTGTCGCAGCCCGCCGGCGACGTCGTGCTTGACGACAGCGATGCGCCCCTCGTGCTCGTGTCTGCTGGGATCGGGATCACGCCGGTAGCCGCGATCCTTGAAGACGTGTCGCGCCGACAGCCCGACCGCACCGTGCGACTGTTCCACGCCGACCGCTCGCACGCCGAGCACGCGCTCTACGCGGGGCTGCGCAGGCAGGTGCAGTCGATGGGCGACGCGCGGGCCCAGAACTGGTACGAGGAGGGCGCAGAGACTGCGCCGACCCTGGTGCCCGCGAAGAGCGGCTACATGGACCTGAGCGGCGCAGACCTGCCGGCGGGTTCACGGGTGTTCATGTGCGGGCCTCTGCCGTTCATGCAGGCGGCGCGGAGCTCGCTCATCGGGCAGGGAATCCCGGCGACGCACATTCAGTATGAGGTGTTCGGGCCCGACATGTGGGCGCAAAACCCCGCGTAG
- a CDS encoding helix-turn-helix domain-containing protein, which translates to MPRRVEDYRGLTRVSRLRILHAVHRRPGRRLAEIAAEVDLHLNTTREHLAILEAEGLVQSLTLVTGVRGRPPVAFHPVTDLEDNAAARERAEGATERGKILRRLAPDLDRSDELGDAAMAQLDALYEHLEDIGLEPKPDDSQLRVDVAPCRYAFAIKTERALVCSVHIQLLKQQLQQVPGPVRLRSVKPFVTPTRCEIALEVCGEAAAPPGPASDLGAGAAATS; encoded by the coding sequence ATGCCTCGACGGGTCGAAGATTATCGCGGGCTGACGCGCGTGAGCCGCCTGCGCATCCTCCACGCCGTGCACCGCCGCCCGGGCCGAAGACTGGCGGAGATCGCTGCGGAGGTCGACCTCCACCTCAACACGACCCGCGAGCACCTCGCGATACTCGAAGCCGAGGGGCTCGTGCAGAGTCTCACCCTCGTCACCGGGGTGCGCGGCCGCCCGCCCGTCGCGTTCCACCCCGTCACTGACCTGGAAGACAACGCTGCTGCCCGCGAGCGCGCCGAGGGCGCCACCGAGCGCGGCAAGATCCTACGCAGGCTCGCGCCCGACCTCGACCGGAGCGACGAGCTCGGCGACGCCGCAATGGCGCAACTCGATGCGCTCTACGAGCACCTGGAAGACATCGGCCTCGAGCCAAAGCCGGACGACTCCCAGCTCAGGGTCGATGTCGCGCCCTGCCGGTACGCGTTCGCGATCAAGACCGAGCGGGCGCTGGTGTGCTCCGTGCATATCCAGCTGCTCAAGCAACAGCTCCAGCAGGTTCCCGGGCCAGTTCGGTTGCGCAGCGTGAAGCCATTCGTGACACCGACGCGCTGCGAGATCGCGCTCGAGGTGTGTGGCGAGGCCGCGGCGCCCCCGGGCCCCGCATCAGACCTCGGCGCTGGCGCGGCGGCCACCAGCTAA
- a CDS encoding choice-of-anchor D domain-containing protein produces the protein MRPIALAAAAALVLGGGAALVGPAPDAEAVANGTAGEGTQGQDTVLEGTVANTEALFEVTPAQLRATTAVGAEETHTATLVANRTMVLTGTSHGENTDSETTTSFSGVCPAGWFGSVTMQAGDTCQLTWTTHPTRILSTSQSASFTAQAVDAEGQPAGEPVLSSFNLELTSTVLEFERDYGFGEVPLGRDGSQTLRLTNRASTDALVSLSNVDAPFAVDERLLMEELRVPALATIEVPLYFRPTAAGPASGYGDWSYRLDDGTGDRRSGYLRLSGLGSAEQPPIDVSATGVDFGKVRVGDTVERTITLTNSSTDAVAIDALNPVDLGLLGLSLGELPEYGFVPAGESITVTISWKPTKAGALSQQALFAASRLLPARAASTPDPDLAEFAAALAGTAIADGPTTDGGGTTEPPTKPKPTQPKPTQPKPEPPTGAGSLPGTGGPELAWGLGIALALAAAGGVTLLRSPRRR, from the coding sequence ATGCGCCCTATTGCGCTGGCGGCTGCCGCGGCGCTGGTTCTGGGAGGTGGTGCCGCCCTCGTCGGCCCAGCGCCCGACGCCGAAGCCGTGGCGAACGGCACAGCGGGGGAAGGCACACAGGGACAGGACACGGTGCTAGAAGGCACGGTGGCGAACACCGAGGCTCTGTTTGAGGTGACCCCAGCGCAGCTCAGGGCGACGACGGCGGTCGGGGCCGAAGAGACGCACACGGCGACTCTCGTGGCGAACCGCACGATGGTGCTGACAGGCACGTCCCACGGCGAGAACACCGACAGCGAGACGACGACGAGTTTCTCAGGTGTCTGCCCGGCTGGCTGGTTCGGCAGCGTCACCATGCAGGCCGGTGACACATGCCAGCTCACCTGGACGACGCACCCGACGCGAATCCTGTCGACTTCGCAGTCGGCGAGCTTTACCGCACAGGCGGTTGACGCGGAGGGGCAGCCAGCGGGCGAGCCCGTGCTCTCGTCGTTTAACCTTGAGCTCACCTCAACGGTGTTGGAGTTCGAACGCGATTACGGCTTCGGCGAGGTACCGTTGGGGCGCGACGGCTCGCAGACGCTGCGGCTCACGAACCGGGCGTCGACTGACGCGCTCGTCTCGCTCTCGAATGTCGACGCCCCGTTCGCGGTGGACGAGCGTCTGCTCATGGAGGAGCTGAGGGTGCCGGCCCTCGCAACCATTGAGGTGCCGCTCTACTTCCGGCCGACGGCAGCGGGGCCGGCGAGCGGCTACGGCGATTGGAGCTACAGACTCGACGATGGCACGGGTGACCGGCGGAGCGGGTACCTCCGGCTTTCTGGCCTGGGGAGCGCGGAGCAGCCGCCGATTGACGTGTCTGCCACGGGCGTCGACTTCGGAAAAGTGCGCGTCGGCGACACCGTCGAGCGGACGATCACCCTCACGAACTCGAGCACCGATGCCGTCGCGATTGATGCGCTGAACCCCGTCGACCTTGGCCTGCTCGGCCTGTCTCTTGGGGAACTGCCGGAGTACGGCTTCGTGCCCGCGGGCGAGAGCATCACCGTGACGATTTCGTGGAAGCCAACGAAAGCCGGGGCACTCTCTCAGCAGGCACTGTTTGCGGCGTCGCGCCTGCTCCCCGCGCGGGCCGCGTCGACTCCCGACCCTGATCTCGCTGAGTTTGCTGCCGCCCTTGCGGGAACAGCGATCGCGGACGGCCCGACCACGGACGGCGGCGGCACAACCGAGCCACCGACGAAACCGAAGCCAACGCAGCCCAAGCCAACCCAGCCAAAGCCGGAGCCGCCGACCGGGGCGGGCAGCCTTCCCGGAACGGGTGGCCCGGAACTCGCTTGGGGCCTCGGCATCGCGCTCGCGCTCGCCGCAGCTGGGGGAGTCACGCTGCTCCGCTCGCCGCGCCGCCGCTAG
- a CDS encoding uracil-xanthine permease family protein produces MALPWKLHGDGKSVAQDAIVLPEERLSWPRTIGFGAQHVVAMFGATFLVPLITGFPPTATLFFSGLGTMLFLLLTGNRLPSYLGSSFAFLAPIAVATAGYDYGDVAGLARASFAIIAMGVLVSLVGIIVQRFGIGWVNALMPPVVMGSVVALIGFNLAPAVKNNWFGNPASNPDVNQGLHSTAALITIGSILLITVLFRGLIGRLSIVLGMVVGYIAAALMGIVDFEAVKSAAWVGLPEFHLPANPFADPSLWGLLPAFLPVVLVLIAENVGHVKSVGLMINRDLDPVTGRALLADGVSTILAGFGGGSATTTYGENIGVMAATRVYSTAAYWVAGIIAMLLSFSPKVGALIFSVPAGVLGGVTVALYGLIGLIGVKIWIDNKVDFSKPINQFTAAIALIVGIADFNMQLGDVMFNGIALGTIAAVVVYHLMRLVARARGTATDTAIIR; encoded by the coding sequence ATGGCGCTGCCCTGGAAGCTGCACGGTGACGGGAAATCCGTCGCGCAGGACGCGATTGTTCTCCCCGAAGAGCGGCTGAGCTGGCCGCGCACCATCGGCTTCGGCGCGCAGCACGTTGTCGCGATGTTCGGGGCGACCTTCCTCGTGCCGCTCATCACGGGCTTCCCGCCCACCGCGACGCTCTTCTTTTCGGGCCTCGGAACGATGCTGTTCCTCCTCCTCACCGGCAACCGCCTGCCGAGCTACCTCGGCTCGTCGTTCGCGTTCCTCGCTCCGATCGCCGTCGCGACCGCAGGGTATGACTACGGCGACGTCGCTGGCCTCGCCCGCGCCTCGTTCGCGATTATCGCGATGGGTGTGCTTGTTTCGCTCGTCGGCATCATCGTGCAGCGCTTCGGCATCGGCTGGGTCAACGCCCTCATGCCGCCCGTCGTCATGGGCTCAGTCGTCGCCCTCATCGGCTTCAACCTTGCGCCCGCGGTGAAGAACAACTGGTTCGGCAACCCGGCCTCAAACCCCGACGTGAACCAGGGCCTGCACTCGACCGCTGCGCTCATCACCATCGGCTCGATCCTGCTCATCACGGTGCTCTTCCGCGGCCTCATTGGCCGCCTGTCGATCGTGCTCGGCATGGTCGTTGGCTACATCGCCGCCGCGCTCATGGGCATTGTCGATTTCGAGGCCGTGAAGTCAGCGGCCTGGGTTGGCCTTCCTGAGTTCCACCTCCCCGCGAACCCGTTCGCCGACCCTTCGCTGTGGGGGCTCCTGCCCGCGTTCCTCCCCGTCGTGCTCGTGCTCATCGCCGAGAACGTCGGCCACGTGAAGAGCGTCGGCCTCATGATCAACCGTGACCTCGACCCCGTGACCGGCCGTGCGCTGCTCGCTGACGGCGTCTCCACGATCCTCGCGGGCTTCGGCGGCGGCTCCGCGACGACGACCTACGGCGAGAACATCGGCGTGATGGCCGCGACGCGCGTCTACTCGACCGCCGCGTACTGGGTCGCCGGCATCATCGCGATGCTGCTCAGCTTCTCGCCCAAGGTCGGCGCGCTCATCTTCTCCGTTCCCGCCGGTGTCCTCGGCGGCGTGACGGTCGCGCTCTACGGCCTCATCGGCCTCATCGGTGTGAAGATCTGGATCGACAACAAGGTCGACTTCTCGAAGCCGATCAATCAGTTCACGGCCGCAATCGCACTCATCGTCGGCATCGCCGACTTCAACATGCAGCTCGGCGACGTCATGTTCAACGGCATCGCGCTCGGCACGATCGCCGCGGTCGTCGTCTACCACCTCATGCGCCTGGTCGCCCGCGCCCGCGGCACGGCGACCGACACGGCCATCATCAGGTAG
- a CDS encoding AAA family ATPase — MWSVDRLRRPESKGNAAEAPDVAEATAPAADSVPTEGAEAEFARQDLGGPVAVVDPFADEHAAWLRELQAIGGKNPLLHFEDHPANRIELSSTHPGGLPQFISGNKILLSALIRDDLALRHARAAAARVTDKAVEMRTMRGLETVNLAVGLAKWTFEGDEFSAPVLLRPLAIRRYGRDFELKLKNFPVVNSELIRALRDQFGITIDARSLIELSQSEGVFKPQPVIDRLRQMVAGVPDFLVQPRLVVSSFHNISQGMTADAVRLDTPILQAICGSEPAKRALAESYHPVNPVSPDHVAPETDRCLYDSDPEQDDVLAQIDAGQSIVVRQLPGTGGTQTVVNAIGNLVRDGKHVLVVTPRRSTIDGITHRLTRAGLPGLAVTPRRLRRNLVESISRNENASSEQMRDVDEALVRLRGVLLDYRDALSKPDERYTVTPLQALRQLTNLSLGENPPSTTVRLDDQALGQLTIDRSSVADDLTEVARLGQFQYGPEDSPWYGVDFSTTEEARAAYGIAVDLAESQLPRLISMANEVVEQTSMRPFESISELGVYLRLLMGVRDTLDRFTPEVYDRSLAEVISAHAPRGSDDDMSASNKRRLKKLAQEYVRPGVSITDMYARLVQIQQQRVLWQRYTTVVGTRPEVPLGIADVVVAFQAAYQDLDKLDAVLGTTVEPDRLKNLTLHELAARVSELAKESEVLQNIQERTTIVERLRSARLGPLLDDLSARHVPADEVAAELELAWWQSVLERMLQTNPALLSANTSVIERLEADFRLVDDAHAGANGTLLASKLADSWRVAVLDNKQEALALRGLLRSGYATIAALAQDSPVLFSTLAPVLAMSPYEVSQLPETARFDTVLLVDAGATTLAENLGAIRRAEQVVVFGDDTTQTPSRFEIGVHVPDAESADAETGLRSALSELSEVLPTLKLTRSYRAGGEDLTNLVNSRFYGGEINSLPWAGSFLGHSSLTYDFVPAGQGLPDQQTGAVESTEAEVDRVVQMVLQHADERPNESLMVITASEKHAVRVYREVLQAFSKFPQYREFLLGERAEPFAVLTLEQATAQSRDRVIFSIGYGRTPHGRVLSNFGALGRPGGEHLLAVAMTRARRAMTIVSCFKPEDLDSSRLKHGVVELAELLAFEHPDPEPLSLPAETDPLIREFSDRLEGYGITVALDYRGEIPIAASFGDRAIAIDIDLGTASDGGVSLREALRLRPAVLRRLGWHYHRVQSFDLFADPEGAAARIARVLGVSEDSSPAGAK; from the coding sequence GTGTGGAGTGTGGACCGACTGAGGCGACCCGAGTCAAAGGGCAACGCCGCCGAAGCACCGGACGTCGCAGAAGCGACAGCGCCGGCGGCTGACAGCGTGCCCACGGAAGGCGCGGAGGCTGAGTTCGCGCGCCAGGACCTCGGTGGCCCCGTCGCCGTTGTCGACCCATTCGCTGACGAGCACGCCGCGTGGCTGCGCGAGCTCCAGGCGATCGGCGGGAAGAACCCGCTGCTGCATTTTGAGGATCATCCGGCGAACCGCATCGAGCTTTCCTCGACGCACCCCGGGGGGCTGCCGCAGTTCATCTCGGGCAACAAGATCTTGCTTTCGGCGCTGATCCGCGACGACCTCGCGCTGCGCCACGCGCGCGCCGCCGCCGCCCGGGTCACGGACAAGGCCGTCGAGATGCGTACGATGCGCGGGCTCGAGACGGTGAACCTCGCGGTGGGACTCGCGAAGTGGACGTTTGAGGGCGACGAGTTCTCGGCGCCCGTGCTGCTGCGGCCGCTCGCGATCCGCCGCTACGGGCGCGACTTCGAGCTGAAGCTCAAGAACTTCCCCGTCGTGAACTCGGAGCTGATCAGGGCGCTGCGCGACCAGTTCGGGATCACGATCGACGCCCGCTCGCTCATCGAGCTGTCGCAGTCGGAGGGCGTGTTTAAACCGCAGCCTGTCATTGACAGACTGCGCCAGATGGTTGCTGGGGTGCCCGACTTCCTCGTGCAGCCGCGCCTCGTGGTCTCGTCATTCCACAACATCTCGCAGGGCATGACGGCCGACGCCGTGCGGCTCGACACCCCGATCCTGCAGGCGATCTGCGGGAGCGAGCCTGCGAAGCGCGCGCTCGCCGAGAGCTATCACCCGGTGAACCCGGTGTCGCCCGACCACGTTGCGCCCGAGACCGACAGGTGCCTCTACGATTCTGACCCCGAGCAAGACGACGTGCTCGCGCAGATCGACGCCGGCCAGTCGATCGTTGTGCGGCAGCTGCCTGGCACCGGCGGCACCCAGACCGTCGTGAACGCGATCGGCAACCTCGTTCGCGACGGCAAGCACGTGCTTGTCGTGACGCCGCGCCGCTCCACGATCGACGGCATCACGCACCGGCTGACCCGGGCTGGCCTGCCTGGCCTCGCAGTGACCCCGCGGAGGCTGCGCCGCAACCTCGTCGAGTCGATCAGCCGCAACGAGAACGCCTCGTCAGAGCAGATGCGCGATGTTGATGAGGCGCTCGTGCGGCTCCGCGGCGTGCTGCTCGACTACCGCGACGCGCTCTCGAAGCCCGACGAGCGCTACACGGTGACACCGCTGCAGGCACTCCGACAGCTCACCAACCTGTCGCTCGGCGAGAACCCGCCGTCGACGACTGTGCGGCTCGACGACCAGGCACTCGGACAGCTCACGATCGACCGCTCGTCGGTCGCCGATGACCTCACCGAGGTCGCGCGCCTCGGGCAGTTCCAGTACGGCCCCGAAGATTCGCCCTGGTACGGCGTCGACTTCTCGACGACGGAGGAGGCGCGTGCCGCCTACGGTATCGCCGTCGACCTCGCAGAGTCGCAGCTGCCGCGCCTCATCTCAATGGCGAACGAGGTCGTCGAGCAGACGTCGATGCGCCCCTTCGAGTCGATCTCGGAGCTCGGCGTCTACCTGCGCCTGCTCATGGGGGTGCGCGACACCCTCGACCGCTTCACGCCCGAGGTGTATGACCGCTCGCTCGCGGAGGTCATTTCGGCGCACGCGCCGCGCGGCAGCGACGACGACATGTCGGCCTCGAACAAGCGCCGACTGAAGAAGCTCGCGCAGGAGTACGTGCGACCGGGCGTGAGCATCACCGACATGTACGCGCGGCTCGTGCAGATCCAGCAGCAGCGCGTGCTCTGGCAGAGGTACACGACGGTCGTCGGTACCCGCCCGGAGGTGCCGCTCGGCATCGCAGACGTCGTTGTCGCCTTCCAAGCTGCGTACCAAGACCTCGACAAGCTCGACGCGGTGCTCGGCACGACTGTCGAGCCCGACCGGCTGAAGAACCTCACCCTGCACGAGCTCGCGGCGCGCGTCTCCGAGCTCGCGAAGGAGTCGGAGGTGCTACAGAACATCCAGGAGCGCACGACGATCGTCGAGCGCCTGCGCAGCGCGCGCCTCGGCCCGCTGCTTGACGACCTCTCCGCGCGCCACGTTCCGGCCGACGAGGTCGCCGCCGAGCTCGAACTCGCCTGGTGGCAGTCGGTGCTTGAGCGGATGCTGCAGACGAACCCGGCGCTGCTCAGCGCGAACACGAGCGTCATCGAACGGCTCGAGGCCGATTTCCGCCTCGTCGACGACGCCCACGCCGGCGCGAACGGCACGCTGCTCGCGTCGAAGCTCGCGGACTCGTGGCGGGTTGCCGTGCTCGACAACAAGCAGGAGGCGCTCGCGCTCCGCGGGCTGCTCCGTAGCGGCTACGCGACGATCGCCGCGCTCGCGCAGGATTCGCCGGTGCTGTTCTCTACGCTCGCGCCCGTACTCGCGATGTCGCCCTACGAGGTGTCACAGCTGCCCGAGACGGCGCGCTTCGACACTGTGCTGCTCGTCGACGCGGGCGCGACAACGCTCGCCGAGAACCTGGGCGCGATTCGCCGCGCCGAGCAGGTCGTGGTGTTCGGAGATGACACGACGCAGACCCCCAGCCGGTTCGAGATCGGTGTGCACGTGCCCGACGCAGAGTCGGCCGATGCCGAGACCGGGCTCCGTTCGGCGCTGTCGGAGCTCTCAGAAGTGCTCCCGACGCTCAAGCTCACCCGCAGCTACCGCGCAGGCGGGGAAGACCTCACGAACCTGGTGAACTCACGGTTCTACGGCGGCGAGATCAACTCGCTTCCCTGGGCCGGCAGCTTCCTCGGTCACTCGAGCCTCACCTACGATTTCGTGCCGGCCGGCCAGGGCCTGCCCGACCAGCAGACGGGCGCCGTTGAGAGCACCGAAGCCGAGGTTGACCGCGTCGTGCAGATGGTGCTGCAGCACGCTGACGAACGGCCGAACGAGTCTCTCATGGTCATTACCGCGAGCGAGAAGCATGCGGTGCGGGTCTACCGCGAGGTGCTCCAGGCGTTCTCGAAGTTCCCGCAGTACCGCGAATTCCTGCTCGGCGAGCGCGCGGAACCGTTCGCGGTGCTCACCCTCGAGCAGGCGACCGCGCAGAGCCGCGACCGCGTGATCTTCTCGATCGGGTACGGCCGCACGCCGCACGGGCGCGTGCTCTCGAACTTCGGTGCGCTCGGGCGCCCGGGCGGCGAGCACCTCCTCGCGGTGGCGATGACCCGCGCACGCCGCGCGATGACGATCGTGTCGTGCTTCAAACCCGAGGACCTCGACTCGTCGCGCCTGAAGCACGGCGTCGTCGAGCTCGCCGAGCTGCTCGCCTTTGAGCACCCCGATCCCGAGCCGCTGTCGCTCCCGGCCGAGACCGACCCGCTCATTCGTGAGTTCTCGGACAGGCTCGAGGGCTACGGCATCACGGTCGCGCTTGACTACCGCGGCGAAATCCCGATCGCGGCATCGTTCGGCGACCGTGCGATCGCGATCGATATCGATTTGGGGACCGCGAGCGACGGTGGCGTGAGCCTCCGCGAGGCGCTGCGTCTCAGGCCAGCAGTGCTGCGCAGGCTCGGGTGGCACTACCACCGCGTGCAGAGTTTCGACCTGTTCGCCGATCCCGAGGGCGCGGCCGCTCGGATCGCGCGCGTGCTCGGCGTCAGCGAGGATTCCTCGCCCGCGGGCGCGAAGTAG